A genomic segment from Clarias gariepinus isolate MV-2021 ecotype Netherlands chromosome 11, CGAR_prim_01v2, whole genome shotgun sequence encodes:
- the ptbp2b gene encoding polypyrimidine tract-binding protein 2b has protein sequence MDGISSDVAVGVKRSSDDLLSGSLYSSANTSVKANGSDSKKLRVEDGMDNPPSRVIHIRKLPNEVSETEVIALGLPFGKVTNILMLKGKNQAFLELGTEEAAITMVNYYTAVTPQVRNVPVCIQYSNHKELKTDSALNQRAQAVLQAVCAVQEGGSPSSDSAGESVLIPPPSPVLRIIIDNMFYPVTLDVLQQIFSKFGTVMKIITFTKNNQFQALLQFSDPVNAQQAKLSLDGQNIYNSCCTLRIDFSKLVNLNVKYNNDKSRDYTRPELPAADGQPSVDPTMAAALGKDSTSLLGSISPLSAAAAAAAAAGRVALSGHSAAGAVLLASNLNDEMVTPQSLFTLFGVYGDVQRVKILYNKKDSALIQMTDGNQAQLAMSHLNGQKMFGKIIRVTLSKHQTVQLPREGLDDQGLTKDFISSPLHRFKKPGSKNFQNIFPPSATLHLSNIPEKVNEEDLRLLFSNSGGTVKAFKFFQDRKMALLQMATVEEAIQALIDLHSYDMGRGHRLRVSFSKSTI, from the exons ATGGACGG caTCTCAAGTGATGTTGCAGTTGGTGTAAAG AGAAGTTCAGACGATTTGCTTTCTGGCAGTCTTTACAGCAGTGCAAACACTTCAGTTAAAG CCAATGGAAGCGACAGCAAAAAACTGAGAGTAGAGGACGGCATGGACAACCCGCCCTCCAGAGTCATTCATATTCGTAAACTTCCGAACGAGGTTTCTGAGACAGAAGTCATCGCCCTGGGTCTGCCATTTGGGAAAGTCACTAATATCCTGATGCTGAAAGGAAAAAATCAG GCATTTTTGGAGCTTGGGACAGAAGAAGCAGCGATCACCATGGTGAACTACTACACAGCGGTGACCCCTCAAGTACGGAATGTTCCTGTGTGTATCCAGTACTCCAACCACAAAGAGCTCAAAACGGACAGTGCGCTTAATCAG CGTGCCCAGGCTGTTCTGCAGGCAGTGTGTGCTGTTCAAGAGGGGGGTTCTCCGAGTTCAGATTCAGCAGGAGAGAGCGTGTTAATACCACCGCCAAGTCCAGTCCTGCGCATTATTATCGACAACATGTTCTACCCTGTAACACTGGACGTCCTGCAGCAG attttctccaAGTTTGGGACAGTGATGAAGATAATCACATTCACCAAAAATAATCAGTTCCAAGCTCTGCTGCAATTCAGTGATCCTGTGAATGCTCAGCAGGCCAAACTG TCTCTGGATGGACAGAACATCTATAATTCGTGCTGCACACTGCGGATCGACTTCTCTAAGCTGGTCAACTTGAACGTCAAGTACAACAACGATAAGAGTCGAGATTACACAAGACCCGAGCTGCCTGCAGCAGACGGCCAGCCTTCTGTAGATCCAACTATGGCTGCTGCACTTGGCAAGGACTCCACATCCCTACTTG ggtCGATCAGTCCTCTAAGCGCAGCAGCAGCGGCCGCAGCAGCAGCTGGGCGAGTCGCTCTGTCAGGACACTCAGCGGCTGGTGCAGTGCTGCTGGCCAGCAATCTCAATGATGAG ATGGTTACGCCCCAAAGTCTCTTTACCCTCTTCG GTGTGTATGGGGATGTGCAACGAGTCAAGATACTCTACAATAAGAAGGACAGTGCCCTCATCCAGATGACAGATGGAAACCAGGCGCAGTTAG caATGAGCCACCTAAATGGGCAGAAGATGTTTGGGAAGATCATCCGTGTGACTCTTTCCAAACACCAGACGGTGCAGCTTCCTCGAGAAGGCTTGGATGATCAAGGCCTCACTAAAGACTTCATCAGTTCACCCCTCCACCGATTCAAAAAACCAGGCTCAAAGAATTTCCAGAACATCTTCCCTCCATCTGCCACACTCCACCTCTCCAACATCCC TGAGAAGGTGAACGAGGAGGACCTGAGACTTCTCTTCTCCAACTCTGGAGGCACAGTGAAGGCCTTCAAGTTTTTTCA AGACCGCAAGATGGCCCTGCTGCAAATGGCGACAGTGGAGGAGGCCATTCAAGCCCTGATTGACCTCCATAGCTATGATATGGGTCGTGGCCATCGCCTCAGAGTCTCCTTCTCAAAATCCACCATCTGA